The following proteins are encoded in a genomic region of uncultured Vibrio sp.:
- the tusA gene encoding sulfurtransferase TusA has protein sequence MSFNPELATKTLEAEGLRCPEPVMMVRKTIRNMQDGEILLVKADDPSTTRDIPSFCRFMDHQLVAAQTEQLPYQYLIKKGLE, from the coding sequence ATGAGCTTTAATCCTGAACTGGCAACCAAGACGTTAGAAGCAGAGGGACTGCGCTGCCCAGAGCCAGTGATGATGGTCAGGAAGACAATTCGCAACATGCAAGACGGTGAAATTTTGCTGGTCAAAGCGGACGATCCATCCACGACTCGAGATATTCCGAGTTTCTGCCGATTTATGGATCATCAATTGGTAGCCGCACAAACGGAGCAACTGCCTTACCAGTACCTGATTAAGAAAGGGTTGGAATAA
- the fadA gene encoding acetyl-CoA C-acyltransferase FadA: MTNQTRNVVVVDCLRTPMGRSKGGAFRNTRAEDLSARLMKGILARNPQVNPSEIEDIYWGCVQQTLEQGFNVARNAALLAGLPIEISAVTVNRLCGSSMQALHDGTRAIMTGDAEICLIGGVEHMGHVPMNHGVDFHPGMAKNVAKAAGMMGLTAEMLGKLHGISREQQDEFAARSHARAYAATVEGRFKNEILPIEGHAADGTLFTLDYDEVIRPETSVEGLSQLRPVFDPANGTVTAGTSSALSDGASAMLIMSEEKANELGLKIRARIKGMAVAGCDPSIMGYGPVPATQKALKRAGLSIEDMDVVELNEAFAAQSLPCAKDLGLLDVMDEKVNLNGGAIALGHPLGCSGSRISTTLINLMEEKDAKYGLATMCIGLGQGIATVFERP; encoded by the coding sequence ATGACTAATCAAACAAGAAATGTTGTCGTCGTAGATTGTCTACGTACCCCAATGGGTCGCTCTAAAGGTGGCGCTTTCCGCAATACTCGTGCTGAAGACCTTTCTGCACGACTGATGAAAGGCATTCTAGCGCGTAACCCACAAGTTAACCCAAGTGAAATCGAAGATATCTACTGGGGTTGTGTCCAACAAACGCTAGAGCAAGGCTTTAATGTGGCACGTAACGCGGCGCTATTGGCTGGCCTGCCAATTGAAATTAGTGCCGTTACCGTAAACCGTTTGTGTGGTTCATCCATGCAGGCATTGCATGACGGTACACGTGCCATTATGACTGGCGACGCCGAGATCTGTCTGATCGGTGGTGTTGAGCATATGGGTCACGTACCAATGAACCACGGCGTGGACTTTCACCCGGGCATGGCAAAAAACGTAGCAAAAGCGGCAGGCATGATGGGTTTAACGGCTGAAATGCTGGGTAAACTGCACGGTATCAGCCGTGAGCAACAAGATGAGTTTGCGGCACGCTCTCATGCTCGCGCTTATGCAGCAACCGTGGAAGGTCGCTTTAAGAACGAGATCCTACCTATCGAAGGTCACGCGGCAGACGGCACACTATTCACTCTGGATTACGATGAAGTTATCCGTCCAGAGACTTCTGTTGAAGGCCTGTCTCAACTTCGTCCGGTATTCGACCCGGCAAATGGTACAGTGACGGCTGGTACGTCTTCTGCTCTATCAGATGGCGCGTCAGCAATGCTGATCATGAGTGAAGAAAAAGCCAACGAGCTTGGCCTGAAGATTCGTGCGCGTATCAAAGGTATGGCGGTTGCAGGCTGCGATCCTTCAATCATGGGTTACGGCCCTGTACCTGCAACTCAGAAAGCACTAAAACGTGCTGGGCTGTCTATCGAAGATATGGATGTAGTCGAACTAAACGAAGCGTTCGCAGCACAGTCACTACCATGTGCTAAAGACCTGGGTCTACTTGATGTGATGGACGAAAAAGTGAACCTCAATGGCGGCGCAATCGCTCTAGGCCACCCACTAGGCTGTTCTGGCTCTCGTATCTCTACCACGCTGATCAACCTAATGGAAGAAAAGGACGCAAAATACGGCCTAGCGACCATGTGTATCGGTCTTGGTCAGGGTATCGCTACTGTTTTTGAAAGACCTTAG
- the glyQ gene encoding glycine--tRNA ligase subunit alpha → MQKYDIKTFQGMILALQDYWAQNGCTVVQPLDMEVGAGTSHPMTCLRAIGPEPMSTAYVQPSRRPTDGRYGENPNRLQHYYQFQVALKPSPDNIQELYLGSLEVLGIDPLVHDIRFVEDNWENPTLGAWGLGWEVWLNGMEVTQFTYFQQVGGLECKPVTGEITYGIERLAMYIQEVDSVYDLVWNIAPDGSKVTYGDIFHQNEVEQSTYNFEHADVDFLFGFFEQCEKECQQLVALEKPLPLPAYERILKAGHAFNLLDARKAISVTERQRYILRIRNLTKSVAEAYYASREALGFPMCKKEDNA, encoded by the coding sequence ATGCAAAAATACGATATCAAAACCTTCCAGGGAATGATCCTCGCGCTGCAGGATTATTGGGCTCAAAATGGTTGTACCGTTGTTCAACCACTCGATATGGAAGTTGGAGCGGGTACCTCTCATCCAATGACCTGTTTACGAGCAATTGGTCCAGAGCCAATGTCGACAGCTTATGTACAACCTTCACGTCGTCCTACTGATGGCCGTTACGGTGAAAACCCTAACCGTCTTCAGCACTACTACCAATTCCAAGTAGCGCTAAAACCATCGCCAGACAATATCCAAGAGTTGTACCTTGGTTCCCTTGAAGTTCTTGGTATTGACCCACTTGTACACGATATCCGTTTCGTCGAAGACAACTGGGAAAACCCAACTCTAGGCGCATGGGGTCTAGGCTGGGAGGTATGGCTAAACGGCATGGAAGTGACACAGTTTACTTACTTCCAGCAAGTTGGTGGCCTTGAGTGTAAACCAGTCACTGGCGAAATTACTTACGGTATCGAGCGACTTGCTATGTACATCCAGGAAGTAGATTCGGTTTACGACCTAGTTTGGAATATCGCACCAGACGGCAGCAAAGTCACGTATGGTGATATCTTCCACCAAAACGAAGTGGAACAATCAACTTACAACTTCGAGCATGCTGACGTTGATTTCCTATTCGGCTTCTTTGAACAGTGTGAGAAAGAGTGTCAACAGCTCGTTGCGCTTGAAAAGCCTCTTCCACTTCCTGCTTACGAACGCATCCTAAAAGCAGGCCACGCGTTCAACCTGCTAGATGCACGTAAAGCGATCTCAGTAACTGAGCGTCAACGCTACATCCTGCGCATCCGTAACCTGACTAAGTCAGTAGCAGAAGCATACTACGCATCACGTGAAGCACTTGGCTTCCCAATGTGTAAAAAAGAAGATAACGCGTAA
- a CDS encoding TMEM165/GDT1 family protein produces the protein MSVLAISITTVALAEIGDKTQLLSLLLASRYRKPIPIIAAIFFATIANHALAAWLGVVVADYLSPEVLKWVLVVSFVVMAAWILIPDKLDDEEISNRGPFIASFIAFFVAEIGDKTQIATSILGAQYAETLSWVILGTTIGMLLANVPVVLIGKLSADKMPLALIRKVTAFLFVLLAIGAAFF, from the coding sequence GTGAGCGTTTTAGCTATTTCAATTACTACTGTGGCATTAGCAGAAATTGGCGATAAGACCCAATTGCTATCCCTGTTACTAGCCAGCCGATACCGCAAACCGATTCCAATTATTGCAGCAATCTTTTTCGCTACTATTGCCAATCACGCTTTGGCTGCATGGTTAGGTGTCGTTGTCGCCGATTATCTGTCTCCGGAAGTATTAAAATGGGTGCTGGTGGTCAGTTTTGTTGTCATGGCCGCCTGGATTCTGATTCCAGATAAGTTAGATGATGAAGAGATCTCCAACCGTGGCCCATTTATTGCCAGTTTTATCGCTTTTTTTGTGGCTGAAATTGGAGACAAAACCCAAATCGCCACGTCTATTCTTGGTGCGCAATATGCGGAAACGTTGAGCTGGGTAATTTTAGGCACCACGATAGGTATGTTGCTGGCAAATGTACCTGTGGTTCTGATCGGTAAACTATCTGCGGATAAAATGCCATTGGCGCTTATCCGTAAAGTGACCGCTTTCCTATTTGTGTTGTTGGCGATTGGGGCGGCATTTTTCTAA
- a CDS encoding YigZ family protein, producing the protein MNDQPYLIPAQPTQFEEEIKKSVFITHLAHTPSVEAAKAFVDQVKTKHADARHNCWGFVAGRPEDSMKWGFSDDGEPSGTAGKPILAQLSGSGVGEITAVVTRYSGGIKLGTGGLVKAYGGGVQQALRQLQTIEKKITTKLRLALDYGFMPIAQSIMPQFGAVEVDAEYSDQVVLVVEIELREVSGFTQAIINKSGAKAIVTPLDGK; encoded by the coding sequence ATGAATGACCAGCCTTATTTGATTCCTGCGCAACCGACTCAATTTGAAGAAGAGATCAAAAAGAGTGTGTTTATTACGCATCTCGCCCATACGCCAAGTGTCGAAGCGGCGAAAGCATTTGTGGATCAAGTAAAAACAAAACACGCGGATGCGAGACATAATTGCTGGGGATTTGTCGCAGGCCGGCCGGAAGACTCGATGAAATGGGGCTTTAGCGACGACGGTGAACCGTCTGGAACGGCAGGCAAACCTATTCTTGCGCAGCTATCCGGTTCAGGGGTTGGGGAAATAACTGCCGTAGTGACCCGCTACTCAGGTGGCATCAAATTAGGGACGGGCGGTTTGGTTAAGGCCTATGGTGGTGGTGTGCAACAAGCGCTTAGGCAGCTTCAAACTATTGAGAAAAAAATCACCACAAAGCTCAGACTAGCGTTAGACTATGGGTTTATGCCTATCGCACAGTCTATTATGCCTCAGTTTGGGGCGGTGGAAGTTGATGCTGAATACAGCGATCAGGTCGTGCTGGTGGTAGAAATTGAGCTTCGTGAAGTGAGCGGATTTACCCAAGCTATCATCAATAAAAGTGGGGCGAAGGCAATTGTTACCCCGCTAGACGGAAAATAA
- the fadB gene encoding fatty acid oxidation complex subunit alpha FadB → MIYQAETLQVKEIQDGIAELSFCSPKSVNKLDLATLESLDKALDALNAHQGLKGLMLTSDKDAFIVGADITEFLGLFAKTDAELDQWLQFANSIFNKLEDLPVPTISVIKGHALGGGCECVLATDMRIGDKTTSIGLPETKLGIMPGFGGCVRLPRVIGADNAMEIITQGKACRADEALSLGLLDAVVDSDALYASALQTLTSAINEKLDWQARRKQKTSPLTLSKLESTMSFTMAKGLVAQKAGPHYPAPMTSVLTIEEGAQFARNEALAVERKHFVKLAKSEEAKSLVGLFLNDQYIKGIAKKAAKSANKDTQRAAVLGAGIMGGGIAYQSALKGVPVLMKDIAQASLDLGMNEASKLLNKRLATGRLDGFKMAGILASITPSLHYAGIENSDVIVEAVVENPKVKAAVLSEVEQNVGEDTVITSNTSTIPINVLAQSLQRPENFCGMHFFNPVHRMPLVEIIRGEKTSDDTINRVVAYAAKMGKSPIVVNDCPGFFVNRVLFPYFGGFSMLLRDGADFTQIDKVMERKFGWPMGPAYLLDVVGIDTAHHAQAVMAEGFPERMGKQSRDAIDTLFDANKFGQKNGSGFYSYSVDKKGKPKKTFSEEILPLLADVCADKQDFDEQTIIQRMMIPMINEVVLCLQEGIIATPQEADMALVYGLGFPPFRGGVFRYLDSVGIAEYIEMAKQHAELGAMYQVPQMLIDMAAKEETFYGAQQQGSI, encoded by the coding sequence ATGATTTACCAAGCCGAAACCCTACAGGTAAAGGAAATACAGGATGGCATTGCAGAGCTGAGTTTCTGCTCGCCAAAATCCGTAAATAAACTTGATTTAGCGACGCTTGAGTCACTAGACAAAGCCCTTGATGCACTTAACGCACACCAAGGTCTGAAAGGCTTAATGCTGACTTCAGATAAGGATGCGTTCATTGTAGGTGCAGACATTACTGAATTCTTAGGCCTGTTTGCGAAGACTGATGCCGAGCTCGATCAGTGGTTACAATTTGCCAACAGCATCTTCAATAAACTTGAAGACCTGCCAGTACCAACTATCTCAGTCATCAAAGGCCATGCTCTTGGTGGGGGTTGTGAGTGTGTATTGGCAACAGACATGCGTATCGGTGACAAAACCACCAGCATTGGTCTGCCAGAAACGAAACTTGGTATCATGCCTGGCTTTGGTGGTTGTGTACGCCTGCCACGTGTTATCGGTGCTGATAACGCGATGGAAATCATCACACAAGGCAAAGCTTGTCGAGCTGACGAAGCACTAAGCCTTGGCCTGTTAGATGCGGTTGTCGATTCAGACGCTCTATATGCATCTGCTCTGCAAACACTGACTTCGGCAATCAATGAAAAACTGGATTGGCAGGCTCGCCGCAAACAAAAGACATCACCACTGACGCTAAGTAAGCTTGAGTCGACGATGAGCTTCACGATGGCAAAAGGCCTCGTGGCACAAAAAGCGGGTCCGCATTACCCAGCTCCAATGACATCAGTCCTTACTATTGAAGAAGGTGCTCAGTTTGCACGTAATGAAGCACTGGCTGTAGAACGCAAGCACTTCGTTAAGCTGGCAAAATCAGAAGAAGCGAAATCACTGGTCGGTCTGTTCCTTAATGATCAGTACATTAAAGGCATTGCTAAAAAAGCAGCAAAATCAGCAAACAAAGACACTCAGCGTGCTGCTGTACTCGGCGCAGGTATCATGGGTGGCGGTATCGCCTACCAGTCCGCACTAAAAGGTGTGCCTGTACTGATGAAAGACATCGCTCAAGCATCTCTGGATTTAGGCATGAACGAAGCCTCTAAGCTGCTAAATAAACGTCTTGCAACTGGTCGTCTTGACGGCTTTAAGATGGCGGGCATCCTTGCGTCTATTACCCCAAGCCTGCACTACGCTGGCATTGAAAACTCAGATGTGATTGTCGAAGCCGTGGTTGAAAACCCGAAAGTAAAAGCAGCCGTACTGAGCGAAGTCGAGCAAAACGTTGGCGAAGATACGGTTATCACGTCGAACACATCGACCATTCCAATCAACGTCCTGGCTCAGTCACTACAACGCCCGGAAAATTTCTGTGGGATGCACTTCTTTAACCCTGTACATCGCATGCCATTGGTTGAGATCATCCGCGGCGAGAAAACATCGGATGACACCATCAACCGTGTTGTGGCTTACGCAGCGAAAATGGGTAAATCACCTATCGTGGTCAATGACTGCCCTGGATTCTTCGTAAACCGCGTACTATTCCCGTACTTTGGCGGCTTCAGCATGCTGCTTCGTGACGGCGCTGACTTCACGCAAATCGACAAAGTCATGGAACGTAAGTTTGGCTGGCCAATGGGCCCGGCATACCTGCTTGACGTAGTAGGCATTGATACCGCTCACCACGCACAAGCAGTCATGGCTGAAGGTTTCCCAGAGCGTATGGGCAAACAAAGTCGCGATGCAATTGACACATTGTTCGACGCCAATAAGTTTGGTCAGAAAAACGGCAGCGGCTTCTACAGCTACTCAGTAGATAAGAAAGGCAAACCGAAAAAGACTTTCTCTGAAGAGATCTTGCCACTACTGGCAGACGTATGTGCAGACAAACAAGACTTCGACGAACAGACCATCATTCAACGTATGATGATTCCTATGATCAACGAAGTGGTACTGTGTCTACAGGAAGGCATTATCGCGACGCCACAAGAAGCGGATATGGCTCTGGTTTACGGTCTGGGCTTCCCTCCATTCCGCGGCGGTGTATTCCGCTACCTAGACAGCGTTGGTATTGCTGAATACATCGAAATGGCAAAACAACACGCAGAATTAGGTGCGATGTACCAAGTACCGCAAATGTTGATTGATATGGCTGCCAAGGAAGAGACCTTCTACGGCGCGCAACAGCAAGGTTCTATCTAA
- a CDS encoding LysR family transcriptional regulator, whose amino-acid sequence MELEDIYRRDLNLLVALRVLIEESSVSKAATRLNLSQSAMSRVLGRLRDLLGDPLFTRQGQHLIPTQKALEIDRALGEPLESLRQLLSPIEFDPLYCAQTFTIATTDYAMQTILPFALPRIYQEAPNVSFNFLPLQHDRLSDQLTYEGADLAICRPTGPIEPLRSEILGRVGVLCLLSKQHPLADKEMNLEDYLGHPHAMIAISDGVNALIEQALIDKPPRKMVLRAYHLEAALAIIDTLPIIITVPADLAYLVAERYDLMVKPLPFEFTPFDYSMIWHARCEHSPAQEWLRGIVKEECGRLIAKRIEDMGLG is encoded by the coding sequence GTGGAATTAGAAGACATTTATCGACGAGATCTGAATTTATTAGTCGCACTGCGCGTTCTGATCGAAGAAAGCAGTGTTAGTAAGGCAGCAACTCGGCTGAATTTAAGCCAGTCGGCGATGAGTCGAGTGCTTGGACGACTGCGTGACTTATTGGGCGATCCTCTTTTTACGCGTCAGGGGCAGCATTTAATTCCTACCCAAAAGGCGTTGGAAATCGATCGAGCTCTGGGAGAGCCGTTGGAGTCGTTGCGACAATTGCTGTCGCCTATTGAGTTCGATCCGCTGTATTGCGCCCAGACTTTCACTATCGCCACAACAGACTACGCCATGCAGACCATATTGCCTTTTGCGTTGCCGCGAATTTATCAGGAAGCCCCCAATGTGTCATTTAACTTCCTGCCATTGCAGCACGACAGGCTGTCTGATCAACTCACTTATGAAGGGGCTGATCTCGCCATTTGTAGGCCGACCGGTCCCATTGAGCCATTGCGTAGTGAAATACTAGGCCGGGTTGGTGTGCTGTGTTTATTGTCGAAACAGCACCCGTTGGCAGACAAAGAGATGAATCTCGAAGATTATTTGGGGCATCCACATGCAATGATTGCGATCAGTGATGGGGTCAATGCGCTTATCGAGCAAGCTCTGATTGATAAGCCACCACGCAAAATGGTGCTGCGTGCTTATCACCTGGAAGCGGCACTAGCGATTATTGATACCTTGCCGATCATTATCACCGTTCCGGCAGACTTAGCGTATTTAGTGGCGGAGCGTTATGACCTGATGGTGAAACCTCTGCCGTTTGAATTTACGCCCTTTGACTATTCGATGATCTGGCATGCACGTTGTGAGCATTCACCGGCACAGGAGTGGTTAAGAGGGATTGTGAAAGAAGAGTGCGGAAGGTTGATTGCTAAGCGTATCGAAGACATGGGGTTAGGTTGA
- a CDS encoding TrkH family potassium uptake protein, translating into MQFRSIIRIVGLLLALFSVTMLAPALVALTYRDGAGVPFVTTFFVLLFCGGVCWFPNRRHKHELKARDGFLIVVLFWTVLGSAGSIPFLIADNPNISVTDAFFESFSALTTTGATVIVGLDELPKAILFYRQLLQWFGGMGIIVLAVAILPVLGIGGMQLYRAEIPGPVKDTKMTPRIAETAKALWYIYLSLTIACATAFWLAGMTPFDAISHSFSTIAIGGFSTHDASMGYFDSYAINLITVVFLLISACNYTLHFAAFSSGGVHPKYYWKDPEFRAFIFIQVLLFVVCFLLLLQHHSYTSTYDAFDQALFQTVSISTTAGFTTTGFADWPLFLPVLLLFSSFIGGCAGSTGGGMKVIRILLLTLQGARELKRLVHPRAVYTIKVGGSALPQRVVDAVWGFFSAYALVFVVCMLGLIATGMDELSAFSAVAATLNNLGPGLGEVAVHFADVNDKAKWVLIVSMLFGRLEIFTLLILLTPTFWRS; encoded by the coding sequence ATGCAATTTCGTTCAATTATTCGTATTGTCGGGCTATTGCTCGCGCTTTTTAGCGTCACAATGCTCGCACCTGCACTCGTCGCGCTTACCTATCGAGATGGCGCGGGTGTACCTTTTGTCACGACCTTTTTTGTTCTGCTGTTTTGCGGAGGTGTTTGCTGGTTTCCGAATCGCAGGCACAAGCATGAGCTAAAAGCCCGTGACGGATTCCTTATCGTGGTCTTATTCTGGACGGTACTAGGCAGTGCGGGGTCCATTCCGTTTTTGATTGCCGATAATCCTAATATATCGGTAACCGACGCCTTTTTTGAGTCATTTTCAGCTTTGACGACGACCGGTGCGACAGTGATTGTTGGCCTGGATGAGCTACCTAAAGCGATCTTGTTCTATCGTCAGTTACTGCAATGGTTTGGTGGTATGGGGATCATCGTATTGGCGGTGGCCATTTTGCCTGTACTAGGTATCGGTGGTATGCAGTTGTATCGCGCCGAAATCCCGGGCCCGGTAAAAGATACCAAAATGACACCGCGTATTGCTGAGACAGCCAAAGCGCTCTGGTATATCTACTTAAGCTTAACCATTGCGTGTGCGACCGCATTTTGGTTGGCCGGGATGACACCTTTTGATGCCATCAGTCATAGTTTCTCTACCATCGCGATTGGTGGTTTCTCAACTCACGACGCGAGCATGGGGTATTTCGATAGTTACGCAATCAACCTCATCACCGTCGTATTTCTCCTGATCTCGGCATGTAACTATACTTTGCACTTTGCGGCATTCTCTTCCGGTGGCGTGCATCCTAAATACTACTGGAAAGATCCCGAGTTTCGCGCATTCATCTTTATACAGGTGCTACTGTTTGTGGTTTGCTTCTTATTATTACTTCAGCACCACTCATATACCTCGACTTATGATGCGTTTGATCAAGCGCTGTTCCAAACCGTCTCTATTTCTACCACGGCTGGTTTTACCACAACTGGCTTCGCCGATTGGCCTCTGTTTTTACCTGTATTGCTGCTGTTCTCATCTTTTATTGGTGGGTGTGCCGGCTCGACAGGTGGTGGCATGAAAGTGATCCGTATTCTACTGCTTACTCTACAAGGTGCGCGTGAGCTTAAACGTCTGGTCCATCCTAGGGCTGTCTACACCATTAAAGTGGGTGGCAGCGCGCTACCACAACGAGTTGTCGATGCCGTTTGGGGGTTCTTCTCTGCTTATGCGTTGGTATTCGTTGTGTGTATGTTAGGGCTTATCGCAACCGGAATGGACGAGTTGAGCGCATTTTCGGCAGTTGCTGCCACTTTGAATAACCTTGGCCCAGGCCTTGGAGAGGTGGCTGTGCATTTTGCTGACGTCAATGACAAAGCAAAATGGGTACTGATTGTCTCCATGCTATTTGGTCGTCTGGAAATATTTACCTTACTCATTCTACTAACGCCGACGTTTTGGCGTAGTTAA
- the hemG gene encoding menaquinone-dependent protoporphyrinogen IX dehydrogenase has product MAKALFLYSSREGQTKKIFHYIDEKLTDFDCDLVDLHNIDTIDFEPYDKVLVGASIRYGHLNKKLYQFIERHLTQLEKHKVAFFCVNLTARKEDQGKDTPEGSAYIRKFLMKSPWKPELIGVFAGALYYPRYGWFDKMMIKFIMSMTGGETDTTKEVEYTNWEKVTLFTDKFKEL; this is encoded by the coding sequence ATGGCAAAAGCTTTGTTCTTGTACTCTTCTCGCGAAGGGCAAACTAAAAAAATCTTTCACTATATAGATGAGAAGCTGACGGACTTCGATTGTGATTTAGTGGATCTACATAATATAGACACTATTGATTTCGAACCTTATGACAAAGTATTGGTTGGTGCTTCTATTCGTTATGGACATCTGAATAAAAAGTTGTACCAATTTATCGAACGCCATCTTACGCAACTAGAAAAGCATAAAGTAGCCTTCTTCTGCGTGAACTTAACCGCGCGTAAAGAAGACCAAGGTAAAGATACGCCAGAAGGCAGTGCGTATATACGTAAGTTCTTGATGAAATCCCCCTGGAAACCGGAGTTAATTGGCGTGTTTGCTGGTGCTCTTTACTATCCGCGCTACGGATGGTTCGACAAAATGATGATTAAGTTCATTATGTCGATGACGGGGGGAGAAACGGATACGACGAAAGAAGTGGAATACACCAACTGGGAAAAGGTGACTCTTTTCACGGATAAATTCAAAGAACTGTAG
- a CDS encoding MDR family oxidoreductase gives MFNALVLNQEDKRTIANIEQIDETQLPEGDVLIDVDYSSLNYKDGLAITGKGKIIRNFPMVPGIDLAGTVVSSEDARYQTGDKVVLTGWGVGENHWGGMAQRARLKADWLVPLPKGLDSKKAMMVGTAGFTAMLCVQALLDADIKPEAGEILVTGASGGVGSVAVTLLAQLGYKVAAVTGRVEQNGPLLEKLGANRIIDRVEFEEPARPLEKQIWAGAVDTVGSKVLAKVLAQMDYNSAVAACGLAGGFDLPTTVMPFILRNVRLQGVDSVMCPTEKRIAAWEKLVEILPDSYFEQACTEVELAEAPKYAEDITNGQVTGRVVIKL, from the coding sequence ATGTTTAATGCTCTAGTTCTAAACCAAGAAGACAAACGTACTATCGCCAACATCGAACAAATTGATGAAACCCAACTTCCAGAAGGTGACGTCCTGATTGACGTTGACTACTCATCACTAAACTACAAAGACGGTTTGGCGATTACGGGTAAAGGTAAAATCATCCGTAACTTCCCAATGGTTCCGGGCATTGACTTGGCGGGTACCGTGGTAAGCTCTGAAGATGCACGCTACCAGACTGGTGACAAAGTGGTACTGACAGGCTGGGGCGTGGGTGAAAATCACTGGGGTGGTATGGCACAGCGCGCTCGCTTGAAAGCAGATTGGTTAGTTCCGTTACCAAAAGGGCTAGACAGCAAAAAAGCGATGATGGTCGGTACCGCGGGCTTTACGGCAATGTTGTGTGTTCAAGCGCTGCTTGATGCTGACATCAAACCAGAAGCAGGTGAAATCCTTGTCACTGGCGCAAGTGGTGGTGTGGGTTCAGTGGCAGTGACATTGTTAGCTCAACTGGGTTACAAAGTCGCTGCAGTCACTGGCCGCGTCGAACAAAACGGCCCACTGTTGGAAAAACTGGGCGCAAATCGCATCATCGACCGCGTTGAATTTGAAGAGCCGGCTCGTCCACTTGAGAAACAAATCTGGGCAGGCGCAGTTGATACCGTCGGCAGTAAAGTTCTCGCTAAAGTATTGGCCCAAATGGACTACAACAGCGCAGTAGCAGCATGTGGCCTTGCTGGTGGTTTTGACCTGCCAACCACTGTGATGCCATTTATCCTACGCAATGTGCGACTACAAGGCGTGGACTCCGTCATGTGTCCAACTGAAAAACGTATTGCTGCATGGGAAAAGCTGGTTGAGATATTACCTGATAGCTATTTTGAGCAAGCTTGTACCGAAGTCGAACTGGCAGAAGCACCGAAGTACGCTGAAGACATCACGAATGGACAAGTCACTGGACGAGTGGTTATTAAGCTTTAA